The genomic DNA AAATTGGGTAGCGTAGCGCAGGCTCCTTTCACAGTGGCCTTTATGGGGTCCTGGGGAGACTCCTCGCTGTCCTCAGCCACGCCTACACCTCTCCCTGTCACAGGTTTTTAATATCTTTTCACATTATTTGTAACTTAAGTGTGGCCCCTTCTCCCCTGTTCTGCATCCATTATATGACACTTGTTTACTTGTTAATTCCATCTATAATGTGTTGCTCCACTTACTTATTTTCTCTAGGTCATTTTGGAGGGCACTGCAGTTATTTAAAACCCTGATTCTCCCTAGCCATTTAGCATCACCTGCAAACATTCATGTACATATGTATTCCCATTGGTAGATCACTATAggtaatgaacattaccggtaaaAGAACTgaaccttgaggtactccactagtgACACTTCTCCGGTCAGACACATTGCCTCTCATCACTGCTCTCATATCTTAGACAATTGTTCATGAACATTTAGTAACCTGCCTGTCACCCCTCTAATGTGTATAACTTTCATAAGTGTCTTGTGTGGAACTGTCAAAGGCTTTTTATTAGGTGCGTATATATACCTGGTGctcaatacctgcttgatggggttctgggagttctgctcTTGACCTAAACTGTCTGGCCGTCATGTCGATCTTTCCAGATACTCTATCCATATGTTTATAATTATTTTACTGTTGCCTTTACTCCCCCGCTTATCAGTGATACCGTTTAGAGGTCTTCCATGCTCTCATTTGTATAAACCCGAACAGACTTATTTTTCACACGTCAGCCAGTCTCTCCTTTCACAAGGACGATAGGGAGATAAGCTGTTGTGGGGCGCTACTCTCTTAAGACACATTCCTTCAGTACCCAAGGTACTGAAGGAATGGGTACTGGCTCCCTGAacagtactcatctagttgtattcatctagttgtgcttgcgggggtggagctctggctctttggtcccgcctctcaaccgtcaactggtgtacaggttcctgagcctactgggctctatcatatctacacttgaaactgtgtatggagtcagcctccaccacatcactgcctaatgcattccatttgttaactactatgacactgaaaaagttatttttaaTATCTGTATGACTGGGTACTCGGCTCCCTCTCTGGGTACTCACGTTCCACCTgcatccccttgtgcgtgtgccccgtgtTAAATAAATTGTCTTTATCTATCTATCCTATATTGTCTTAATTGTCTTTATCTAGCACTCGGAGCACTTGTCACCGCCCACGAAGCACCTGTCACCACCCACGAAGCACCTGTCACCGCCCACGAAGCACCTGTCACCGCCCACGAAGCACCTGTCACCGCCCACGAAGCACCTGTCACCGCCCACGAAGCACCTGTCACCGCCCACGAAGCACCTGTCACCGCCCACGAAGCACCTGTCACCGCCCACGAAGCACCTGTCACCGCCCACAAAGCACCTGTCACCGCCCACGAAGCACCTGTCACCGCCCACGAAGCACCTGTCACCGCCCACAAAGCACTTGTCACCGCCCACAAAGCACTTGTCACCGCCCACAAAGCACTTGTCACCGCCCACAAAGCACTTGTCACCGCCCACAAAGCACTTGTCACCGCCCACAAAGCACTTGTCACCGCCCACAAAGCACTTGTCACCGCCCACAAAGCACTTGTCACCGCCCACAAAGCACTTGTCACCGCCCACAAAGCACTTGTCACCGCCCACAAAGCACTTGTCACCGCCCACAAAGCACTTGTCACCGCCCACAAAGCACTTGTCACCGCCCACAAAGCACTTGTCACCGCCCACAAAGCACTTGTCACCGCCCACAAAGCACTTGTCACCGCCCACAAAGCACTTGTCACCGCCCACAAAGCACTTGTCACCGCCCACAAAGCACTTGTCACCGCCCACAAAGCACTTGTCACCGCCCACAAAGCACTTGTCACCGCCCACAAAGCACTTGTCACCGCCCACAAAGCACTTGTCACCGCCCACAAAGCACTTGTCACCGCCCACAAAGCACTTGTCACCGCCCACAAAGCACTTGTCACCGCCCACAAAGCACTTGTCACCGCCCACAAAGCACTTGTCACCGCCCACAAAGCACTTGTCACCGCCCACAAAGCACTTGTCACCGCCCACAAAGCACTTGTCACCGCCCACGAAGCACTTGTCACCGCCCACAAAGCACTTGTCACCGCCCACAAAGCACTTGTCACCGCCCACAAAGCACTTGTCACCGCCCACAAAGCA from Procambarus clarkii isolate CNS0578487 chromosome 32, FALCON_Pclarkii_2.0, whole genome shotgun sequence includes the following:
- the LOC123759507 gene encoding uncharacterized protein → MLESCNEVEEEEKGGEKRSGVGLHGGSTKKATLHKEGNAPQRRQRSTKKATLHKESNAPQRKQRSTKKATLHKESNAPQRRQRSTKKATLHKESNAPQRKQRSTKKATLHKEGNAPQRKQRSTKKATLHKESNAPQRGEDTALTTEGLTLTTLGALVTAHEAPVTTHEAPVTAHEAPVTAHEAPVTAHEAPVTAHEAPVTAHEAPVTAHEAPVTAHEAPVTAHKAPVTAHEAPVTAHEAPVTAHKALVTAHKALVTAHKALVTAHKALVTAHKALVTAHKALVTAHKALVTAHKALVTAHKALVTAHKALVTAHKALVTAHKALVTAHKALVTAHKALVTAHKALVTAHKALVTAHKALVTAHKALVTAHKALVTAHKALVTAHKALVTAHKALVTAHKALVTAHKALVTAHKALVTAHKALVTAHKALVTAHKALVTAHKALVTAHKALVTAHKALVTAHEALVTAHKALVTAHKALVTAHKALVTAHKALMSLVLLLVINNNAAIFEKVETW